A single window of Stigmatopora nigra isolate UIUO_SnigA chromosome 20, RoL_Snig_1.1, whole genome shotgun sequence DNA harbors:
- the LOC144213870 gene encoding adhesion G protein-coupled receptor L3-like isoform X8, translating into MWTMHLLVLASLVAPATMAFSRAPIPMAVVRRELSCEGYPIELRCPGTDVIMIESANYGRTDDKICDADPAQMENTRCYLPDAYKIMSQRCNNRTQCAVVAGPDVFPDPCPGTYKYLEVQYECVPYKVEQKGSSVFLCPGLLRRVHQSEHLFESDHQSGAWCKDPLQASDKIYYMPWTPYRTDTLTEYSSKEDFVAGRPTTTYKLPHRVDGTGFVVYDGALFFNKERTRNIVKFDLRTRIKSGEAIIANANYHDTSPYRWGGKSDIDLAVDENGLWVIYATEQNNGRVVISQLNPYTLRVEGTWDTAYDKRSASNAFMICGVLYVVKSVYEDDDNESAGNKIDYVYNTEMSKDGYLDIPFPNSYQYIAAVDYNPRDNLLYVWNNYHVVKYSLDFGVLDNRLESSSSMMVYADSTSTPTRTTQRPFTTALPFTSPRTGTIKMTATAFAATSTRTLAPPRTQTPVGRLGAGDQRPPSSSKIPAVRVEYCTPLVMTDISWPRTKQGVVAKMPCPPSTIGVASYSCVGPEGYWDPQGPDFTNCTSPWVNIISQKLKASETAAVIARELAEQTKNNLQAGDITYTVRTLVQLVDLLDVQLRNLTPGGKDSAARSLNKLQKRERSCRYYVQAMVETVNNLLQPQARAAWRELSTGEQLRAATTLLDTVEQGAFVLADNLLKTDIVQENAENIQLEVARMSTDGNLPDLKFPQTGGHGSAIHLSANTLKQHGRNGEIRIAFVLYKHIGAYLSTENASIKLTGEAMAANYSVIVNSPVITAAINKDANKVYLSDPVVFTVRHLQQSEGNFNPNCSFWSYSKRSMSGYWSTQDCRLLATNRSHTSCSCTHLTNFAVLMAHVDVKNTDPVHDMLLDVITWVGILLSLVCLLVSFFTFCFFRGLQSDRNTIHKNLCICLFIAELLFLVGINRADQPIACAIFAALLHFFFLAAFTWMFLEGVQLYILLVEVFESEHSRRRYFYLAGYGLPALVVAVSAAVDYRSYGTDRVCWLRLDTYFIWSFIGPATLIIMLNVIFLGIALYKMFHHTAILKPDSGCLDNINHRYYDGCVIVELHCRQEYEPKIKSWVIGAIALLCLLGLTWAFGLMYVNETTVVMAYLFTIFNSLQGMFIFIFHCVLQKKVRKEFGKCLRTHCCSGKSVENSTGSKGNASRAPGRYSAASQSRIRRMWNDTVRKQSESSFMTGDINSSASLNREGILNNARDTSVMDTLPLNGNHGYSIASADYVSDCVQILERGYNHGESSLEKKILKELASNYLPTYLNNSAEHHRNLVNKLVNNTTKESGYASGSRTDCRPESGVPLLPQRALSPERSFAPCRPPPLPLALRPYSAAASSSSSRRRIPQENSESFFPLLNHEQAEEDESSPASSHRRDSLRASVPALPGHRTGPGGPEDPGASSDDVYYKSMPNLGSGNHLHRLHSYYQLGRGSSDGFIVPQNKDDLSPGEPPPEVSHLVTSL; encoded by the exons ATGTAACAACCGGACACAGTGCGCCGTGGTGGCCGGACCTGACGTATTTCCAGACCCCTGCCCGGGAACTTACAAATACCTGGAGGTCCAGTACGAATGCGTACCGTACA AAGTGGAACAAAAA ggcTCCTCAGTGTTCCTGTGCCCGGGGCTTCTACGCAGGGTGCACCAGAGCGAACACCTCTTCGAATCGGACCACCAATCCGGAGCCTGGTGTAAAGACCCCCTACAGGCATCGGATAAGATCTACTACATGCCCTGGACACCCTACCGTACGGACACATTAACCGAGTACTCATCCAAAGAGGACTTTGTAGCCGGCAGGCCGACTACCACCTACAAGCTACCGCACCGCGTAGACGGCACGGGTTTCGTGGTATACGACGGGGCGCTGTTCTTCAACAAGGAACGTACACGGAACATCGTCAAGTTCGATTTGCGTACCCGGATCAAGAGCGGCGAGGCTATCATCGCTAACGCTAACTACCACGATACCTCGCCTTACAGATGGGGCGGGAAATCGGACATCGACTTAGCGGTGGATGAAAACGGACTGTGGGTGATTTACGCCACCGAACAGAACAACGGGCGGGTGGTTATCAGTCAACTTAACCCCTACACCCTCCGCGTCGAGGGAACGTGGGATACGGCCTATGACAAGCGTTCGGCGTCCAATGCCTTCATGATCTGCGGCGTCCTCTACGTGGTTAAGTCCGTATACGAGGACGATGACAACGAATCGGCGGGGAATAAGATCGACTACGTATACAACACGGAGATGAGTAAAGATGGCTACCTGGACATACCTTTTCCTAACTCCTATCAGTACATAGCGGCTGTGGATTATAATCCAAGAGACAACCTACTTTACGTCTGGAACAATTACCATGTAGTCAAGTACTCGCTGGATTTTGGTGTACTGGATAACCGACTTG AGTCCTCATCCTCCATGATGGTCTACGCCGACTccaccagcacccccacaagaACCACCCAACGTCCCTTCACCACGGCGTTGCCCTTCACGTCACCCCGAACAGGAACCATCAAAATGACCGCCACAGCTTTCGCCGCTACATCTACGAGGACTTTAGCCCCGCCCAGGACTCAAACGCCAGTTGGCCGTTTAGGCGCCGGAGACCAACGACCGCCATCGTCCTCCAAAATCCCCGCAGTCAGGGTGGAGTACTGCACCCCTCTGGTCATGACGGACATCTCCTGGCCTAGAACGAAGCAGGGAGTGGTCGCCAAAATGCCCTGTCCTCCCAGCACAATAG GGGTAGCGTCTTACTCCTGTGTAGGTCCCGAGGGTTACTGGGACCCCCAAGGGCCGGATTTCACCAACTGTACCTCCCCCTGGGTCAACATCATCAGCCAGAAG TTGAAAGCTAGCGAGACGGCGGCGGTGATCGCCCGAGAACTGGCCGAGCAGACCAAGAACAACCTCCAGGCGGGTGACATCACCTACACGGTGAGGACTCTGGTGCAGTTGGTGGATCTCCTGGATGTCCAGTTGCGGAACTTGACGCCGGGTGGGAAGGACAGCGCGGCGAGGAGTCTCAATAAG ctGCAAAAAAGAGAGCGCTCCTGCCGTTATTATGTCCAG GCCATGGTGGAGACGGTCAACAATCTGCTACAGCCGCAGGCTAGGGCGGCCTGGCGCGAACTAAGTACGGGTGAACAGCTGCGAGCCGCCACTACCCTGCTGGACACGGTTGAACAGGGCGCCTTCGTGCTTGCTGACAATCTGCTGAAAACTGACATCGTACAGGAGAACGCGGAAAATATAC AGTTGGAAGTTGCACGAATGAGCACCGATGGGAATTTACCCGACCTGAAATTCCCCCAAACGGGCGGGCACGGTAGCGCCATCCACCTGTCAGCCAACACACTGAAACAACACGGACGAAACG GCGAAATCCGGATCGCTTTCGTGCTATACAAGCACATCGGAGCCTATCTGTCCACGGAAAATGCTAGCATCAAGCTAACCGGCGAAGCTATGGCTGCTAACTACTCTGTCATCGTCAACTCGCCGGTTATTACGGCCGCCATTAACAAGGACGCCAATAAAGTCTACCTCTCGGACCCGGTGGTTTTCACAGTCCGGCACTTGCAG CAATCTGAAGGGAACTTTAACCCCAACTGTTCATTTTGGAGCTACTCCAAGCGTAGCATGAGTGGCTACTGGTCCACGCAGGACTGCCGCCTACTGGCCACCAATAGAAGCCACACAAGTTGTTCCTGCACACACTTGACCAACTTTGCTGTCCTCATGGCGCATGTGGACGTCAAG AACACGGATCCCGTTCACGATATGCTCCTGGACGTCATCACTTGGGTTGGCATCCTTCTGTCGTTGGTGTGTCTGCTGGTCAGCTTCTTCACCTTCTGCTTCTTCCGCGGACTCCAAAGCGACCGCAACACCATCCACAAGAACTTGTGCATCTGCCTCTTCATCGCAGAGTTGCTTTTCCTCGTGGGAATCAATCGCGCAGACCAGCCG ATCGCTTGTGCCATTTTCGCCGCCCTACTGCACTTCTTCTTCCTGGCCGCCTTCACCTGGATGTTCCTGGAAGGGGTGCAGCTCTACATCTTGCTGGTAGAGGTGTTTGAGAGCGAACACTCACGCCGACGCTACTTCTACCTGGCGGGATACGGACTCCCGGCTTTGGTAGTGGCCGTGTCGGCCGCCGTGGACTACCGCAGTTACGGCACCGATAGAGT TTGCTGGCTCCGCCTTGACACCTACTTCATCTGGAGTTTCATTGGACCGGCGACCTTGATAATTATG CTCAACGTCATCTTTCTTGGCATCGCGCTCTACAAGATGTTCCACCACACGGCCATCCTCAAGCCCGATTCTGGTTGCCTGGACAACATCAA ccaCCGTTATTACGATGGATGCGTTATAGTAGAGTTACACTG cCGTCAGGAGTATGAACCCAAGATCAA ATCATGGGTCATTGGCGCCATTGCCTTACTATGCCTATTAGGCCTAACCTGGGCCTTCGGATTGATGTACGTCAACGAAACCACGGTGGTCATGGCTTACCTCTTCACCATCTTCAACTCGCTCCAGGGAATGTTTATCTTCATATTCCACTGCGTTCTACAGAAGAAG GTGCGCAAGGAGTTTGGCAAGTGCTTGCGGACGCACTGCTGTAGTGGGAAGAGTGTAGAGAACTCTACCGGCTCTAAGGGGAACGCTTCCCGGGCTCCTGGACGATACTCTGCCGCTTCACAG AGTCGAATCCGCCGAATGTGGAACGACACAGTCAGAAAACAGTCCGAATCGTCTTTCATGACCGGTGACATCAACAGCTCGGCATCCCTCAACAGAG AGGGAATCCTGAACAACGCCCGGGATACAAGTGTCATGGATACACTACCACTGAATGGTAACCACGGCTACAGCATCGCTAGCGCCGACTACGTCAGCGATTGCGTCCAGATTTTGGAGCGGGGCTACAACCACGGCGAAAGCAGCCTGGAGAAGAAGATCCTCAAGGAGCTGGCCTCCAACTACCTCCCCACCTACCTGAACAATTCGGCAGAGCACCACCGCAACCTAGTCAACAAACTAGTCAACAACACTACCAAGGAAAGCGGCTACGCTTCGGGGTCACGAACCGACTGCCGGCCGGAATCTGGCGTCCCGCTCTTACCACAGAGGGCGCTATCCCCAGAGCGCTCTTTTGCCCCCTGCCGGCCCCCACCCCTCCCACTGGCCCTACGCCCCTACTCGGCCGCCGCCTCTTCGTCATCTTCGCGGAGGCGGATCCCGCAGGAGAACAGCGAGAGCTTCTTCCCGTTGTTAAACCACGAGCAGGCTGAAGAGGACGAAAGCTCGCCGGCGTCCAGTCACCGGAGAGACTCATTACGCGCCAGTGTTCCCGCACTCCCAGGACACCGAACTGGCCCTGGTGGTCCCGAGGACCCCGGGGCCAGCTCGGATGATGTGTACTACAAGAGTATGCCTAACCTAGGTTCGGGTAACCACCTCCACCGGCTACACTCGTACTACCAACTAGGACGTGGGAGCAGTGATGGCTTCATCGTACCCCAAAACAAGGACGACCTGTCCCCTGGGGAACCACCCCCGGAGGTCTCGCACTTGGTCACCAGCTTATAG
- the LOC144213870 gene encoding adhesion G protein-coupled receptor L3-like isoform X5, with protein sequence MWTMHLLVLASLVAPATMAFSRAPIPMAVVRRELSCEGYPIELRCPGTDVIMIESANYGRTDDKICDADPAQMENTRCYLPDAYKIMSQRCNNRTQCAVVAGPDVFPDPCPGTYKYLEVQYECVPYKVEQKVFLCPGLLRRVHQSEHLFESDHQSGAWCKDPLQASDKIYYMPWTPYRTDTLTEYSSKEDFVAGRPTTTYKLPHRVDGTGFVVYDGALFFNKERTRNIVKFDLRTRIKSGEAIIANANYHDTSPYRWGGKSDIDLAVDENGLWVIYATEQNNGRVVISQLNPYTLRVEGTWDTAYDKRSASNAFMICGVLYVVKSVYEDDDNESAGNKIDYVYNTEMSKDGYLDIPFPNSYQYIAAVDYNPRDNLLYVWNNYHVVKYSLDFGVLDNRLESSSSMMVYADSTSTPTRTTQRPFTTALPFTSPRTGTIKMTATAFAATSTRTLAPPRTQTPVGRLGAGDQRPPSSSKIPAVRVEYCTPLVMTDISWPRTKQGVVAKMPCPPSTIGVASYSCVGPEGYWDPQGPDFTNCTSPWVNIISQKLKASETAAVIARELAEQTKNNLQAGDITYTVRTLVQLVDLLDVQLRNLTPGGKDSAARSLNKLQKRERSCRYYVQAMVETVNNLLQPQARAAWRELSTGEQLRAATTLLDTVEQGAFVLADNLLKTDIVQENAENIQLEVARMSTDGNLPDLKFPQTGGHGSAIHLSANTLKQHGRNGEIRIAFVLYKHIGAYLSTENASIKLTGEAMAANYSVIVNSPVITAAINKDANKVYLSDPVVFTVRHLQQSEGNFNPNCSFWSYSKRSMSGYWSTQDCRLLATNRSHTSCSCTHLTNFAVLMAHVDVKNTDPVHDMLLDVITWVGILLSLVCLLVSFFTFCFFRGLQSDRNTIHKNLCICLFIAELLFLVGINRADQPIACAIFAALLHFFFLAAFTWMFLEGVQLYILLVEVFESEHSRRRYFYLAGYGLPALVVAVSAAVDYRSYGTDRVCWLRLDTYFIWSFIGPATLIIMLNVIFLGIALYKMFHHTAILKPDSGCLDNIKSWVIGAIALLCLLGLTWAFGLMYVNETTVVMAYLFTIFNSLQGMFIFIFHCVLQKKVRKEFGKCLRTHCCSGKSVENSTGSKGNASRAPGRYSAASQSRIRRMWNDTVRKQSESSFMTGDINSSASLNRGVMANSLIPNALLRPHGTNNPYNTLLGESAVYNNPLGMYNAQELYRETKGILNNARDTSVMDTLPLNGNHGYSIASADYVSDCVQILERGYNHGESSLEKKILKELASNYLPTYLNNSAEHHRNLVNKLVNNTTKESGYASGSRTDCRPESGVPLLPQRALSPERSFAPCRPPPLPLALRPYSAAASSSSSRRRIPQENSESFFPLLNHEQAEEDESSPASSHRRDSLRASVPALPGHRTGPGGPEDPGASSDDVYYKSMPNLGSGNHLHRLHSYYQLGRGSSDGFIVPQNKDDLSPGEPPPEVSHLVTSL encoded by the exons ATGTAACAACCGGACACAGTGCGCCGTGGTGGCCGGACCTGACGTATTTCCAGACCCCTGCCCGGGAACTTACAAATACCTGGAGGTCCAGTACGAATGCGTACCGTACA AAGTGGAACAAAAAG TGTTCCTGTGCCCGGGGCTTCTACGCAGGGTGCACCAGAGCGAACACCTCTTCGAATCGGACCACCAATCCGGAGCCTGGTGTAAAGACCCCCTACAGGCATCGGATAAGATCTACTACATGCCCTGGACACCCTACCGTACGGACACATTAACCGAGTACTCATCCAAAGAGGACTTTGTAGCCGGCAGGCCGACTACCACCTACAAGCTACCGCACCGCGTAGACGGCACGGGTTTCGTGGTATACGACGGGGCGCTGTTCTTCAACAAGGAACGTACACGGAACATCGTCAAGTTCGATTTGCGTACCCGGATCAAGAGCGGCGAGGCTATCATCGCTAACGCTAACTACCACGATACCTCGCCTTACAGATGGGGCGGGAAATCGGACATCGACTTAGCGGTGGATGAAAACGGACTGTGGGTGATTTACGCCACCGAACAGAACAACGGGCGGGTGGTTATCAGTCAACTTAACCCCTACACCCTCCGCGTCGAGGGAACGTGGGATACGGCCTATGACAAGCGTTCGGCGTCCAATGCCTTCATGATCTGCGGCGTCCTCTACGTGGTTAAGTCCGTATACGAGGACGATGACAACGAATCGGCGGGGAATAAGATCGACTACGTATACAACACGGAGATGAGTAAAGATGGCTACCTGGACATACCTTTTCCTAACTCCTATCAGTACATAGCGGCTGTGGATTATAATCCAAGAGACAACCTACTTTACGTCTGGAACAATTACCATGTAGTCAAGTACTCGCTGGATTTTGGTGTACTGGATAACCGACTTG AGTCCTCATCCTCCATGATGGTCTACGCCGACTccaccagcacccccacaagaACCACCCAACGTCCCTTCACCACGGCGTTGCCCTTCACGTCACCCCGAACAGGAACCATCAAAATGACCGCCACAGCTTTCGCCGCTACATCTACGAGGACTTTAGCCCCGCCCAGGACTCAAACGCCAGTTGGCCGTTTAGGCGCCGGAGACCAACGACCGCCATCGTCCTCCAAAATCCCCGCAGTCAGGGTGGAGTACTGCACCCCTCTGGTCATGACGGACATCTCCTGGCCTAGAACGAAGCAGGGAGTGGTCGCCAAAATGCCCTGTCCTCCCAGCACAATAG GGGTAGCGTCTTACTCCTGTGTAGGTCCCGAGGGTTACTGGGACCCCCAAGGGCCGGATTTCACCAACTGTACCTCCCCCTGGGTCAACATCATCAGCCAGAAG TTGAAAGCTAGCGAGACGGCGGCGGTGATCGCCCGAGAACTGGCCGAGCAGACCAAGAACAACCTCCAGGCGGGTGACATCACCTACACGGTGAGGACTCTGGTGCAGTTGGTGGATCTCCTGGATGTCCAGTTGCGGAACTTGACGCCGGGTGGGAAGGACAGCGCGGCGAGGAGTCTCAATAAG ctGCAAAAAAGAGAGCGCTCCTGCCGTTATTATGTCCAG GCCATGGTGGAGACGGTCAACAATCTGCTACAGCCGCAGGCTAGGGCGGCCTGGCGCGAACTAAGTACGGGTGAACAGCTGCGAGCCGCCACTACCCTGCTGGACACGGTTGAACAGGGCGCCTTCGTGCTTGCTGACAATCTGCTGAAAACTGACATCGTACAGGAGAACGCGGAAAATATAC AGTTGGAAGTTGCACGAATGAGCACCGATGGGAATTTACCCGACCTGAAATTCCCCCAAACGGGCGGGCACGGTAGCGCCATCCACCTGTCAGCCAACACACTGAAACAACACGGACGAAACG GCGAAATCCGGATCGCTTTCGTGCTATACAAGCACATCGGAGCCTATCTGTCCACGGAAAATGCTAGCATCAAGCTAACCGGCGAAGCTATGGCTGCTAACTACTCTGTCATCGTCAACTCGCCGGTTATTACGGCCGCCATTAACAAGGACGCCAATAAAGTCTACCTCTCGGACCCGGTGGTTTTCACAGTCCGGCACTTGCAG CAATCTGAAGGGAACTTTAACCCCAACTGTTCATTTTGGAGCTACTCCAAGCGTAGCATGAGTGGCTACTGGTCCACGCAGGACTGCCGCCTACTGGCCACCAATAGAAGCCACACAAGTTGTTCCTGCACACACTTGACCAACTTTGCTGTCCTCATGGCGCATGTGGACGTCAAG AACACGGATCCCGTTCACGATATGCTCCTGGACGTCATCACTTGGGTTGGCATCCTTCTGTCGTTGGTGTGTCTGCTGGTCAGCTTCTTCACCTTCTGCTTCTTCCGCGGACTCCAAAGCGACCGCAACACCATCCACAAGAACTTGTGCATCTGCCTCTTCATCGCAGAGTTGCTTTTCCTCGTGGGAATCAATCGCGCAGACCAGCCG ATCGCTTGTGCCATTTTCGCCGCCCTACTGCACTTCTTCTTCCTGGCCGCCTTCACCTGGATGTTCCTGGAAGGGGTGCAGCTCTACATCTTGCTGGTAGAGGTGTTTGAGAGCGAACACTCACGCCGACGCTACTTCTACCTGGCGGGATACGGACTCCCGGCTTTGGTAGTGGCCGTGTCGGCCGCCGTGGACTACCGCAGTTACGGCACCGATAGAGT TTGCTGGCTCCGCCTTGACACCTACTTCATCTGGAGTTTCATTGGACCGGCGACCTTGATAATTATG CTCAACGTCATCTTTCTTGGCATCGCGCTCTACAAGATGTTCCACCACACGGCCATCCTCAAGCCCGATTCTGGTTGCCTGGACAACATCAA ATCATGGGTCATTGGCGCCATTGCCTTACTATGCCTATTAGGCCTAACCTGGGCCTTCGGATTGATGTACGTCAACGAAACCACGGTGGTCATGGCTTACCTCTTCACCATCTTCAACTCGCTCCAGGGAATGTTTATCTTCATATTCCACTGCGTTCTACAGAAGAAG GTGCGCAAGGAGTTTGGCAAGTGCTTGCGGACGCACTGCTGTAGTGGGAAGAGTGTAGAGAACTCTACCGGCTCTAAGGGGAACGCTTCCCGGGCTCCTGGACGATACTCTGCCGCTTCACAG AGTCGAATCCGCCGAATGTGGAACGACACAGTCAGAAAACAGTCCGAATCGTCTTTCATGACCGGTGACATCAACAGCTCGGCATCCCTCAACAGAG GGGTTATGGCTAACAGTCTTATTCCTAACGCTCTCCTACGTCCTCATGGCACTAACAACCCGTATAATACCTTGCTGGGGGAGTCGGCGGTCTATAACAACCCCCTGGGCATGTACAACGCGCAAG AGCTCTACAGAGAGACAA AGGGAATCCTGAACAACGCCCGGGATACAAGTGTCATGGATACACTACCACTGAATGGTAACCACGGCTACAGCATCGCTAGCGCCGACTACGTCAGCGATTGCGTCCAGATTTTGGAGCGGGGCTACAACCACGGCGAAAGCAGCCTGGAGAAGAAGATCCTCAAGGAGCTGGCCTCCAACTACCTCCCCACCTACCTGAACAATTCGGCAGAGCACCACCGCAACCTAGTCAACAAACTAGTCAACAACACTACCAAGGAAAGCGGCTACGCTTCGGGGTCACGAACCGACTGCCGGCCGGAATCTGGCGTCCCGCTCTTACCACAGAGGGCGCTATCCCCAGAGCGCTCTTTTGCCCCCTGCCGGCCCCCACCCCTCCCACTGGCCCTACGCCCCTACTCGGCCGCCGCCTCTTCGTCATCTTCGCGGAGGCGGATCCCGCAGGAGAACAGCGAGAGCTTCTTCCCGTTGTTAAACCACGAGCAGGCTGAAGAGGACGAAAGCTCGCCGGCGTCCAGTCACCGGAGAGACTCATTACGCGCCAGTGTTCCCGCACTCCCAGGACACCGAACTGGCCCTGGTGGTCCCGAGGACCCCGGGGCCAGCTCGGATGATGTGTACTACAAGAGTATGCCTAACCTAGGTTCGGGTAACCACCTCCACCGGCTACACTCGTACTACCAACTAGGACGTGGGAGCAGTGATGGCTTCATCGTACCCCAAAACAAGGACGACCTGTCCCCTGGGGAACCACCCCCGGAGGTCTCGCACTTGGTCACCAGCTTATAG